The following nucleotide sequence is from bacterium.
ATTCCTCTTTCCTGGTCATTGGCGTTGCTGCCTCTTTTGTATTTGCTGGAGATCATGCTGGTTTTGTGGGTCTCGTTTTTTATGTCCTGCCTGTACGTCTTTGTTAGGGATACAGGTCACATTTATCAAGTATTCTTGCGCGTCTTATTCTTCATGACCCCGATTTTCTACACAGCGGGATTCTTAGGGAACGGTATGGCCAGGTACATTATTACTCTCAATCCGCTCGCCTATGTAATTCACTTTGCCCGGTCGGTCATCATGAATCAGGATTTTTCACCACCTGGTGATTTCATTCTGTTTATTGCTGTAAACGCGATTCTCGTCGTCTTAAGCATTTACACATTTAAGAGATTGGAACCAAAATTTGCTGAATATGTCTGAAAACGATTGTGTACTGCAGAGTCGCTCACTTTGCAAGACCTTCCTGCAGGATCGAAGAAGGTTCACGGTTTTTGGAACGTTGAGACATCGCATTGGCAGAAATTCAGGAACGGGGGATCTGTTTTTCGCTCTGAGAGACATCCAAATTGAAGTGGCGCGCGGAGAGAAGGTCGCTGTTATTGGAGATAATGGGGCAGGCAAATCCACTTTACTT
It contains:
- a CDS encoding ABC transporter permease, encoding MQPFDSKYFSLLKEIAVCQFRLKDQSTFFGFLWSFLHPLLMLVVLFLFFHMRVGKSVDHYAVFLLIGIIHFTHFSNSTSASMTVLQSMKQLVTNVIVPKELLVIGSVLANTLEFFISMPICIAIAYFSGIPLSWSLALLPLLYLLEIMLVLWVSFFMSCLYVFVRDTGHIYQVFLRVLFFMTPIFYTAGFLGNGMARYIITLNPLAYVIHFARSVIMNQDFSPPGDFILFIAVNAILVVLSIYTFKRLEPKFAEYV